The Pseudomonas sp. MM223 genome segment TTTCACCTGTTTCCCTACCAATTGAGGGGACAGATTCAGGTCGTCCGCAGCGGCGCTGAATGAACCCAGCTCAACTGTTTTGACGAACGTGGCCATCTGGGTCAGGCGATCCATTATAAACACTCTGTTTCTAGTAATACGCCATCGTAGGCCTTTATCTAGCGCCAACCAATGACTAAATTTTTGTCACCTTTCGAGTGCCCGGATACCTTCCGGATGTACGTCGAGGCCCATTGATAAACGAGGTATTTATGATGGCACGCATTGTCAGAATTCATGAATACGGTGACGCCAGCGTTCTGAAGCTGGAAGATCTGGAAGTATCGGCACCAGCAGCAAACGAGGTGCAAATTAGTGTTAAAGCTTTTGGCTTGAACCGAGCCGAAGTGATGTTCCGCAATCACGCATACCTACAAGAAGCGGAGTTCCCCAGCCGCTTAGGCTACGAGGCCGCAGGCATCGTAACGGCAGTTGGGAGCGACGTAACCGAGATCACGATTGGTGACTCGGTCGCTCTGATCCCACCTCTGGATATTGCTCGCTGGGGCACCTACGGCGAGTTGGCCAATGTACCGGCCCACCTGGTGGTAAAGAGCCCTGAGAACTTGTCCTTTGAAGAGGCTGCGGCGTCTTGGATGCAGTACGTCACCGCCTGGGGGGGATTGATTGAACAGGCGAAGCTACGTCAGGGCGATTTTGTCATCGTTACCGCCGCGTCAAGCAGTGTTGGCTTGGCCGCCTTCCAAATGGCTCGTATGGTCGGCGCCACATCGATTGCGATCACTCGAACTCACGCGAAGAAGCAAGCCCTACTTGATGCAGGCGCTGCGCATGTCATCGTCAGCGATGAAGAGGATATCGTCGAGCGTGTTATGACGATAACTGCCGGTCAAGGCGCTCGCGTTGTATTCGATCCTGTAGGCGGGCCGTCCTTGGAACCTCTCACGCAGAGCATGGCGCGGGGCGGAATTTTGCTGGAGTACGGCGCACTTAGCTCTGAACCGACACCATTCCCACTGTTTACCGTGCTGGGCAAAAGCCTGACTTTGAAGGGCTATCTCTACGCAGAGATTGTGGCCGACCCTGAAGCCCTGGAGAGAGCAAAGGCTTTTATTCTGCAAGGGTTGGAGTCCGGTGCGTTGCGCCCGATCATCGCCAAGACATTCACACTTAGCGACATCCAGGATGCCCATCGTTTCCTTGAAGCCAATCAGCAGATCGGCAAGATCGTGGTAACTGTCTGACCAGCAATTATGGGGCTGAGAGCGTAATCCTTCGGCCCCGATTCAAGCCAGCCCTGATGACCGCTTTTGGCCCAGAGTGTGTAAAAACGCCCGGACATACCCTTGCTATGATTTCTGAGAACTTCATCGCAAGGGAAGCCCATGAAACGGTTTATCCAGGGTGAGCACCGAGGGCAAAGCACCTTACTTCCCGAGAGCCTCGACGACTACGTCAGCGATACCAACCCGGTACGGGTGGTTGATGTCTTCGTCGATGAACTCAACTTGGCCACGCTGGGTTTTGATGGCGTCATTCCAGCCGAAACCGGCAGACCGGCATACCACCCTGCGATCCTCCTGAAGATCTATATCTACGGCTATCTGAACCGCATCCAATCGAGCCGACGCCTTGAGCGAGAAGCTCAGCGCAATGTCGAGCTGATGTGGTTAACCGGGCGCTTGATGCCCGACTTCAAAACCATCGCCAACTTCCGAAAAGACAACAGCAAAGCTATTCGCGGCGCGTGCCGCCAGTTCGTTGTGCTGTGCCAGCAGTTGGGGCTGTTTAGCGAAAACCTGGTGGCCATCGACGGGAGCAAATTCAAGGCAGTGAACAACCGCGACCGCAATTTCACCAGCGCCAAACTAAAGCGGCGAATGGAGGAAATCGAGTCGAGCATCAACCGTTACCTGACCTCCCTTGATGCAGCTGATCGGCAATTGCCAAGCGCCGCTGAGCCAGATGCTACGCGCCTGGAAGAGAAAATCGCCAAGCTCAAAGCTCAGATGAAAGCGCTTCAGGTGATCGAATCTCAACTCAACGACTCTCCAGACAAACAGATTTCACTGACCGACCCCGATGCCCGCTCGATGATGACGCGTGGCAATGGCATTGTCGGCTACAACGTACAGACGGCGGTCGATACCCAGCACCATTTGATCGTTGCTCACGAGGTCACGAACGTTGGCTCTGACCGCGACCAACTCAGCTCGATGGCGAAGCAGGCTCGGGAAGCCATTGGTTCAGAAACGCTGTCGGTAGTGGCTGATCGGGGCTACTTCAAAAGCGAGGAAATCCTGGCCTGCCATAATGCAAAAATTACCGCTTATTTACCCAAGCCGATGACTTCAGGAGCTAAAGCGGACGGGCGTTTCAACAAAGATGCCTTCGTTTTTAACGCAGCCAAAAATGAATACGTTTGCCCAGCTGGTGAGGCATTGATTTGGCGTTTCTCTAGCGTCGAGAAAGGCCTGAACATGCACTGCTACTGGAGTTCGAACTGCCAGAGCTGCGCCCTGAAAACTCAGTGCACGCCGAGCAAGCAGCGACGAGTGCGGCGTTGGGAGCATGAAGCAGTGCTAGATGAAATGCAGATCCGGCTGAACCACGCGCCGGACATGATGCGAATCCGAAAACGCACTGTTGAGCATCCCTTCGGGACGCTCAAGCAATGGATGGGATCCACGCATTTTCTTACACGTAGGCTGGTCGGCGTCAGCGCGGAGATGAGCCTCAATGTGCTCGCCTACAACATGAAGCGAGTCATGAAAATCATCGGTACGGAAAGCTTGCTGAAGGCGCTGGCGGCATAAAAGCCCCGGCTTTTGCTGCTCTAGGTGGCGCTAAAGCGCTTCATAAGCGCCCTGGGGCGTTACCGGTGCTGATCGTGGCAAATGCCTGGGCAATCGACTCGCCCAACTGCGCTGGGCTGAGGTATCCAAGATACAAAAGTGTTTTTACACACTCTGGGCCGGTTTCTGCCTGTTGTTACCGGCTGCTTTGGGCTTGCTGTGGGTCACTTCTTGCTCGTGCAGAACTTGGCCCATTCCGCCATCAGTGCACTGCGCTTCTCCAGAAGGTCGGAGCGCGAATAGGCCGCCTCGGTCTGGTCGCGTTCATCATGGGCAAGCGCAAGCTCACAAACCTCTCTCGGGTAGTTGGTGCATTCGGGTGAAAGCGCCAGCCGATGTTTTCGTAATCAGCGACGTCTCTTTCCATTCAGCCTAAGTCCTTTTTCCAGCTGTCCAGCATGTCCGCCCATCTCTGCATCATCATGGCTCGATCACTCAAATACTCGGCATGGTTGTAGGTGCGGCGGACAGCGTTTTGCTCGGTATGGGCGAGCTGTCTTTCGATCCAGTCTGCTGAATAGCCCATCTCATTGAGTCTGGTGCTGCCCGTTGTCCTCGTGGCATGCGGGCTGTATTTACCTCCCCAGCCAAGGGTGTTGAGCATCTGGCGGAATGAGGCCGCAACCATTGGGCGGGTGCGTACGTCGCGGTGAGGAAATACGTGGGTGTATTTTCCTGTGATGGAATGCAGGCCTCGCAGTATTTCGACTGCCTGTCGCGGCAGTGGCACCGTGTGCTCTTTGCGCTTTTTCATCCGCTCGGCGGGAATGCGCCAAAGCGCCTTCTCCAGGTCAAATTCTGCCCACTGAGCCTCTACAGCTTCATTGGGGCGGCACAGAGTCAGCCACATGAGCTGGAAAGCGCAGAGGGTCTCATGGCGTCCGCCGTGAGATTCGACATCGCGTAACAGTTGGCCAATTTCTTCGGTGGAGAGAGGGCGTTTGTGCTGAGTCTTGTTGGCTGGCAGGGCTTTTCGAACGGGGTGTACCGGGTCGGTGCTGGCTCGCAACGTGGAAATTGCCAGTTCGAAAACTCCGGACATGCTCCGCTTGGCCTCTGCGGCAACAGATGGGCCATTATCTTGAGCGGCTGCTCTGAGCACTTCAAGAATGTGCATGGGGGTGATGGCTTTGATCGGCAGTTCACCGATTTTGGGAAATACGACGCGTTCAAGCATGTTGAGTCGTCTGGACTTGGTGATCTCCTCCCAGTCCTTCAGTGAAAGCCACTCTTTGGCGACGGCTTCAAACGTAATGGCCTTCTCGTGGTCGCGCTTCACCCGCTCCTGTTGCCGGTGGTGCGCGGGATTGATGCCCTGTATGACTAGGGCACGGGCTTTCACGCGCTCATCGCGTGCCTCTGCAAGAGTGAAGCGGCGCCCTTTGCGGCGCTCTTCGGCGTGCTCGGGTGATTCCCCTTTGGGCGCGATTACATAGTCCCCAATCGCGAACACGCTTTCCTTCCTGCCGGTTCCGTCGTTCAGCTCGAACCGATAGCGCCATGCCTTAACCCCGTTAGGCTTCACCTCAAGGTAAAGGCCATTGCCATCTGTGAGCTTGTAGGGCTTTTCCTTGGGCTTGGCGGTACGGCACTCGGTATCGGTAAGCGGCATGGCTGCTCAATCCTGTTATACCCGGTTATATGGGTGGGTGAATTTTTCGATACCCGGTAGCGTACCCGGTAAATATGTGGATCGTATAGATTCTTGTCGGACCTTTTCGGAAAAGAAAAACCCCTTGAGGCTTCATTCCTCAAGGGGTTCTGTGTCCGGTAAGGTCCGGTGAAATACAAGTTGCTGTTTAGACGTTGAAGCGGAAGTGCATCACGTCGCCGTCTTTGACGATGTAATCCTTGCCTTCCAAACGCCATTTACCGGCTTCCTTGGCACCGCTTTCACCCTTGAACTGGATGAAGTCGTCATAGGCCACCACTTCGGCGCGGATGAAGCCTTTTTCGAAGTCGGTGTGGATTACACCAGCGGCCTGCGGTGCAGTGGCGCCGACCCGTACGGTCCAGGCGCGTACTTCCTGCACGCCGGCAGTGAAGTAGGTTTGCAGGTTCAGCAGCTCGTAACCGGCGCGGATCACGCGGTTCAGGCCAGGCTCTTCCAGGCCCAGGGCCTCAAGGAACATGTCCTTCTCTTCACCGTCATCCAGCTCGGCGATTTCTGCTTCGATCTTGTTGCATACCGGCACCACGACCGCGCCTTCTTCCTCGGCGATGGCCTTGACCACGTCCAGGTGCGGGTTGTTGTCGAAACCGTCTTCGGCAACGTTGGCGATGTACATCACCGGCTTGCTGGTCAGCAGGTGGAAGCCACGGATGACGGCTTTTTCGTCGTCAGCCATGTTCTTCATCAGGCTGCGCGCAGGCTTGCCTTCGGTGAAGTGCGGGATCAGTTTTTCCAGAATGGCCTTTTGCGCCAGGGCTTCCTTGTCGCCGCCCTTGGCGTTGCGGGCTACCTTCTGCAGTTGCTTTTCGCAGCTGTCGAGGTCGGCGAAGATCAGTTCGAGGTCGATGATCTCGATGTCACGCTTGGGGTCGACGCTGTTGGAAACGTGGATTACGTTCTCGTCTTCGAAGCAGCGCACCACGTGGGCAATGGCGTCGGTCTCGCGGATGTTGGCGAGGAACTTGTTGCCCAGGCCTTCGCCTTTCGAGGCACCGGCAACCAGGCCGGCGATGTCGACGAATTCCATGGTGGTCGGCAGGATGCGGTTTGGCTTGACGATTTCAGCCAGCGCAGCCAGACGAGCATCGGGCATCGGCACGATGCCGCTGTTTGGCTCGATGGTGCAGAAAGGGAAGTTCTCCGCCGCGATGCCAGACTTGGTCAGTGCGTTGAACAGGGTGGACTTGCCGACGTTGGGCAGGCCGACGATGCCGCAATTGAAACCCATGGGTATTCCCCTCTCTAAAGGAAATCAGGCCTTTTGGCTGTGCAGCTCGCGCATCGCCTTGGCAAAGTCGCCGGCAAGCACGTCCGGCAGCACGCCGAGGGCAAAATCGATGCTGGCGTCGAGCTTCTCCTGCTCGGCGCGCGGCGCGCGGCCCAGGACGAAGTTGGAGACCAGTTTGGCGTCGCCCGGGTGGCCAATGCCAAGCCGCAGGCGGTGGAAGTCGTTCTGGTTGCCGAGCTGCGCAATGATGTCGCGCAGGCCGTTGTGCCCACCATGGCCGCCGCCGCGCTTTAGCTTGGCAACGCCCGGAGGCAGGTCGAGTTCGTCGTGTGCCACCAGGATCGCTTCCGGCTTGATGCGGAAGAAATTGGCCAAGGCCGCCACGGACTGGCCGCTGCGGTTCATGTAGGTGGTGGGGATCAACAAACGAACGTCGTTGCCCTGATGGCTGAACTTAGCCGTCAGGCCGAAATACTTTTTGTCAGCGGTAAGCGAAACTCGCTGGGCGCTGGCAATGCGTTCAACGAAAAGAGCCCCTGCGTTATGCCGGGTCTGTTCGTATTCGGGGCCGGGGTTACCCAGGCCAACGATCAACTGGATGGCGGTCACGTCAGGGGCTCTTCCTTGGAGTTGGTGGGTTACAGTGCGCGCGGCACTGTAACCCGATCAACGCCGGCGTGCGAGTGGATTACTCGGCAGCGCCTTCTGCTTCTGGAGCAACGCGTGGAGCGTGAACGTTGGCAACAGCTTTGTCATCACCGTGGGCCAGAGCTACGAACTCTACGCCTTTCGGAGCTTTCAGGTCCGACAGGTGGATGATGGTGCCGACTTCGGCGTTGGCCAGGTCAACTTCGATGAACTCAGGCAGGTCTTTGGCTTCGCAGGAAACTTCGATCTGCGATTCAACGTGCGAGATCTCGCCGCCTTTCTTGACCGGTGCTTCTTCGTTGATGAAGTGCACTGGAACAACAGCGGTCAGTTTCTGGCCAGCAACAACGCGAACGAAGTCGGCGTGCATGATGAACTGCTTGGCTGGGTGGCGCTGCATGGCCTTGATGATGACGTTCTGCTTAACACCGTCAACGTTCAGCTCGATAACGTGGCTGAAGGCAGCTTCGTCTTCGAACAGTTTGGTGATTTCCTTGGCCAGGATGGTCAGGGATTGAGCTTCTTTATCGCCACCGTAGACAACGGCAGGGATGCTCAGCGCATGACGCAGGCGGCGGCTCGCACCTTTCCCCAGGTCAGTACGCGCTTGGGCGTTCAGAATAAAATCAGTCATTTTGTTTCTCCAAAATAGCCCCCCGAGGGCGTTTGCGACCAGCGCCAACGGGGATGGCAAAAAAGCCCCGCCCCAACACATGCTGGGGCGGGGCGCTTCACATCAACACGCGTTCCGCTTAGCGGAACATCGCGCTGATCGATTCTTCGTTGCTGATGCGGCGGACCGCTTCAGCCACAACCGGTGCGATATCCAGCTGGCGGATACGGTCACAGGCTTGAGCAGCGGCGGACAGCGGAACGGTGTTGGTCACCACCAGCTCGTCCAGTACCGACTTCTCGATGTTCTCGATCGCACGGCCCGACAGGACAGGGTGCGTGCAGTAGGCGTAAACCTTGGCAGCGCCGTGTTCTTTCAGGGCTTTGGCCGCGTGGCACAGGGTGCCGGCGGTGTCGACCATGTCGTCTACCAGGATGCAGGTGCGCCCTTCGACGTCGCCGATGATGTGCATAACCTCGGAGTGGTTAGCCTTTTCGCGGCGTTTGTCGATGATACCCAGGTCGACACCCAGGGACTTGGCGACGGCACGTGCGCGCACGACACCACCAATGTCCGGGGAGACGATCATCAGGTTCTCGAAACGCTGGTCTTCGATGTCATCGACAAGTACGGGCGAGCCGTAGATGTTGTCGACGGGGATATCGAAGAAGCCTTGGATCTGGTCAGCGTGCAGGTCGACGGTGAGAACACGGTCGATACCTACGACAGTGAGCATGTCAGCGACAACTTTGGCGCTGATGGCTACACGTGCCGAACGCGGACGGCGGTCCTGGCGGGCATATCCGAAGTAAGGAATCACGGCGGTGATTCGGGATGCTGAGGAGCGGCGGAAGGCATCGGCCATCACTACCAGTTCCATCAGGTTATCGTTGGTCGGGGCACAGGTCGGCTGAATAATAAAAACGTCTTTACCGCGGACATTTTCATTGATCTCAGTGCTGATCTCGCCGTCGGAGAACTTACCGACAGAGACGTCACCGAGAGGGATATGCAGCTGACGTACGACACGCCGAGCCAGATCGGGGTTAGCGTTCCCCGTAAAGACCATCATCTTGGACACGCGCAGTACCTGAAGGCTGAGGGTATACCTGGATGAGTATAAGGAAAATGGCAGGGGCGGCTGGATTCGAACCAACGCATGGCAGGATCAAAACCTGCTGCCTTACCGCTTGGCGACGCCCCTGTATCTGTTGCTGCGAACGCTTATGCGCTCGACTTCTTGACCAGACTTTGCAGCTTGCGATGCAACATCGAAATATTGCTTCCTTTCGCCACAAACCCTGTTTGGGTCGCTGAAAGAAGGGCCAGAACTTTATCAGCTTCGGCTTTGCTTGGGAAGGCCCCAAACACACAACTTCCAGTGCCGGTTAGTCGAGCCTCAGTGAATTTACCCAGTGAATTCAACGCATTGCGAACTTCTGGATAACTCTGCTCTACCACCGGTTGGCAGTCATTTCGACTGTTTCCCTCGGGAACGGGGCGCATATTAAGGGGGAGGGAATCACGTGTCAACTGTGGATGTGAAAAAATTTCTACTGTGCTGACAGACACTTGCGGCACCAGCACAACATACCAAGGCTCTTGCGGGTTGACCGGGGTCAGTTGCTCGCCCACGCCCTGGGCAAACGCTGCATGGCCGCGCACGAATACCGGTACGTCGGCGCCCAGGCTCAGGCCCAGTGTGGCCAGGCGGTCTTCGTCCCAGTCCAGTTGCCACAGGTGGGCGAGGGCCAGCAGGGTGGTGGCGGCGTCCGAACTGCCGCCGCCAATACCGCCACCCATGGGCAGCACCTTGGTCAGCCAGATGTCTGCGCCCAGCGGGCTGCCGGACTGTTCCTGCAGTTTGCGCGCGGCACGCACAATCAGGTTGCTGTCGTGCGGTACGGCTTCGATCTCGGTGTGCAGGCGGATCACGCCATCGTCACGTACGGTGAAACTCAGTTCGTCGCCATGGTCGAGAAACTGGAACACGGTTTCCAGCTCGTGATAACCATCCGCGCGGCGGCCGATGATATGCAGCCACAGGTTGAGCTTGGCCGGGGCGGGCAGGGTGAGCGTACGCATGGAATCAGTGCCCCAGCTGGCGTGGCTGCCAGTCCTTGACCACCAGGGTCACGTCCAGGTCCTTGCCGTGCAGTTTCAGCCGCTCGGGCAACCAGTAGCCGTTTTGCTCGGTGTAGCTCAGGTACTGCACTTGCCAACCATCCTGATCGAGGCTGGCCAGGCGGCTGTCGCCGTCCAGGGTCAGCTTGCTCTTGCTGTCGGGAGCAGGCAGGCCACGGACCCACCAGACCAAATGCGACACCGGCAGCTGCCAGCCAAGCTGCTCTTCCAGCAGGGCTTCCGGGCTGGTGGCTTCGAAGCGGCCCTGGTTGGCCACTTCCAGCACCACGCCGCCGGGGCGGCCGGTGAGGCGTGCGGCGCCACGGCCGAGCGGGCCGGCCAGGCGAATGTCGTAGTAGTCCTGGCGCTGCAGCCAGAACAGTGTGCCACTGCCGGAGTCGCGAGGGGCGCGGATCCCGACTTTGCCGTTGATCTGCCAGCCATCAAGGCTGCTCAACTGCTCTTTATGTGCCCGCCACTGTTGTGGGTCGCCGTGACCTTGCAGGGCCTCGCGGCTACCAAAGCCGGCACAGCCGGCCAGAAGGGCAATCAGGGTGAAGGTGATGCAATGGCGCAGGAACATGGCGTTAAAGGGTCTCGGATCCGGTCAGGCGCAGGATGGTCTTGCGCAGGATGGGGCTGTCGGCCTGGGCTTCGAAGCCCTTGGCCCATACCTGGCGGGCTTCGCGGCGCTTGCCGTTGGCCCATAGCACTTCGCCCAGATGGGCAGCCACTTCGTGGTCGGGGAAGTTGGCAAAGGCTTGGCGCAGGTAGGTTTCAGCCTCGTCGAGGTTGCCCAGGCGATAGTTGACCCAGCCCAGGCTGTCGAGTACCGCCGGGTCGTCCGGGGTCAACTGGTGGGCCTTGTCGATCAGCGCCTTGGCTTCGCTGTAGCGAGTGGTGCGGTCGGCCAGGGTGTAGCCCAAGGCGTTCAGCGCCATGGCGTTTTCCGGCTCGCGGGCAATGATGGCGCGCAGGTCCTTTTCCAGCTGCACCAGGTCGTCACGCTTTTCGGCCAGCATGGCGCGGGTATACAGCAGGTTGAGGTCGTCCGGGTAGCGCTGGATGGCTTGCTGCAGCACTTGGCTTGCCTGGGCGTCCTTGTTGTTGTTGCTGTAGCTTTCCGATTCGATCAGGAATAGCTGGATGGCGTAGTCCGGCTGGGCTTCGCGGGCCTCGGCGAGCAGGCGCGAGGCCTCGGTGCCGCGGCCGTTGGCAATCAGGATGTCGGCCTGGCGCAGTTGCGCCGGCAGGTAGTCGGGGCCAGGGCCAACCAGGGCGTATTCACGCAGGGCGCCAGCCGGGTCGTGGCGTTCCTCGCGGATGCGGCCCAGGTTCAGGTGCGCGGCGTCGACGTTGCTGTCACGCTCGACCAGTTCCTGCAGGTAGCCTTCGGCTTCATCCCAGTCTTTGTTCTCCAGGCACACCAGGGCCAGGGAGTAACGCAGTTCGTCATCGTCGGGGTATTGCTGGACCAGGCTGAGGAACTCGCCCTTGGCATCGGCGATGCGGTCTTGCTCGACCAGGGTGCGGGCGTAGGTCAGGCGCAGGCGCTTGTCATCCGGGTTGTCGCGGATTGCGCCTCGCAGCAGTGGCAGTGCCTCGGGGCCGCGGTCCAGGGCCTGCAGCAGGCGGGCGCGCAGCAGGATCGGGGCAATTTCGCCGTTTTGTGCCGGGTGCGACTCAAGCAGTTCCAGGGCTTCTTCGGCTTTGCCGTCCTGGTTAAGCAACAGGGCCTTGCCGAAAATCAGCTGGCCGTTTTCGGGGTATTTCACCAGCAGGCGTTCGAAGCTTTGCAGCAGGCCGTCGCGGGTGCTCTGGTCGGTTTCAGCGGCGGACAGGGCGAGGAAGTCGAAGTGGGTGTCGCCCTGGCCCTGCAGCACCTTTTCCATGTAGGCCATGGAGTCGTCATAGCGGCCGGCGCGGGCCAGCTGAATGGCGGCGGCGCGCTGGGCGTCGAGGTTTTGCGGGTCGTTGCGGGCCCAGACCAGCGCGTTGTCCAGTGACGGCTCGTCGGCACCGAGGTATTCGGCAATGCGGTAGGCGCGCTCGGAAACCGCGGGGTCCTGGGTTTTTGCTGCCTGGTCGGTGTAGTTGGCCAGGGCGATGTCGAAGCGGTTGCGCTGGCCGGCCAGCTCCGCCACCAACAGGCTATAGAGTGTGTCCTGCTTGAACGAGCCATACACCACGGGCTTCTGGGCCTCGTCCTTGCCGGCTTCGGCGACGGGAGGCTCGGCCTTTTGCGGGGCCAGGCTCTGGCAGCCCTGGAGCAGGGCGAAGGCAAGTAGCAATGCGTATGGTTTGTTCATAGAAAGGCTTATAGGAGGACTCACCGGCGGTCGGAGCATGATGACACAAGCGCGGGGGCAAACCCACCTGCGAAGGTCGTGGTTTACAGCCTGGGTGGTGCAGGTGTGGGACAGCGGGGGGAGGGAGAGGTTCGAGGGGGCTTCTAACGCAATGACCCAGCCCGGCCTGCATTTTTACGCATCAGGAATCAGGAACTGGGAAAGCACAAGCGCCATGAGAAACGTAATGTGCAGTGTTAGCAGCCAAAGCAGAATGGGCTTTTCAGGTGATGGGAAATGTTGGATATCCTCCGCTTTGGCTACCCCTCGCCATATGAATAGTTTGGGGAACGCCAGTACTAATGAAATCGAGCCGGTGCGCATCAATTTTCCTAACATACCTGCATGTCTGTAGATATTTCTATTGTCCGTGACGTATTTGCAGTTTGATAGAAATGACTCAAAATGTTCAGTGTGTTTATTGGCGACGTACCATTGGATTAAAAACGTAAGCGTCATAGCGGTAAGAATCAGGAATCCAACGACTTCGTGTGCGATGGTATTCATTTCAGGCTTTCTCGATACAAAAGCTCTCCAAAATCTTTGCCTTTTTCTGCACCGTAATCACCTAAGTATTTTCCGCTAATGGCCCCTCCAACAACTGCGCAAACGAGTGAGCCGGTGCCCCCGCTCGGAAGGCCGAGAGCTAGACACACAGCAGGGCCAACAAATGCACCAGCATAACCTCCAGCGCTCGCGCCAGCTATGCCGCCTGCCAATGATGCGCCTTCGACGAATTTTACCTTGCTGCATTCCTCTTCTCGCCCCAAGGTGCAGGCCCTGTGAACGTCGAGTCCAGTAGCCCCCACCCCGAGTGCTATGCCGATGTAACTGCCTTTTTTATCAGGTTGGCAGCCTTGCCCACCCCGGCAACCTTATCCGCGTACCCTGAAATTTCTCCTGTATGCAAATAGCTTTTCGTGGAGATACCAAGGGTTCTTTTAATCGACCCTTGGTTTCGCAAGCTAGCACTGAAAGTCCCAGAACTCATGTGCTCCTGATACAGCTTCTCAATTTCCAGCAACGTGACACGCCAAGTATGTTGATTCGTCAGCCAGCTTCATCGGGTTATAGATAGTGAGATAGCGCGAGTGCAAGGAATAATACAATATGAATAGCCCAAAGGTTAACCAGGACAAGTTTTTCGCGGCGAGGGAATTTTTGTATTTCCTCGATATCTGCTGTACCCCTGTAAATGAAAATTTTGGGCGCGGCCAATAGTGTTGCAATTTGGCCGGTTCTTATTAGTTTTCCTATTAGGCCAGCGTGCTGGTAGATTTTTATATTGTTAGATACGAGTCGAGAGGTCGGTAAGAAAGACTCAAAGTGCTCCGTATATTTATGTGCAATATAAATTTGGGTGATAATGGCGATCACCATTGAGGTGATGAGGGCAAGCGCGATCAGGCCTGGATCCATGTTATTCACTTTGAAAGCTCGCGATACAGGAAGTCACCAAGCTCCTCACCCTTTTCTCCTCCGAAGTCGCCGCCTAGCTTCCCCCCAGCAGCACCACCAATGACTGCGCAGGTAATTGATCCGAGGCCGGCCGTCCCTACTCCCAAAGCCGCACATACAAAGGGTGCAACAATGGTTCCTCCTACGTATCCACCTATGCCGCTGCCAGCCAGGCCACCGACTAATGATGCACCGTTGAGAAATTTTGCACGTGTGCATTCATCTTCTCTGCCAAGTATGCAAGCCTGGCGAATCGCCAAGCCCGTCGCTGCGACATCAAGTGCTATGCCAACGTACGTACCTTTTTTTATCAAGCTGGCAGCCTTCCCCACGCCTGCAACTTTATCTGCATATCCTGCAATTTCACCCGAATGTAAAAAGCGTTTCGTGGAAATGGCTAGCGTTCTCTTGATAGACCCCTTGTTGCGTAAGGTCGAGCCGAACGCATTGATA includes the following:
- the lolB gene encoding Outer-membrane lipoprotein LolB (*Name lolB); translated protein: MFLRHCITFTLIALLAGCAGFGSREALQGHGDPQQWRAHKEQLSSLDGWQINGKVGIRAPRDSGSGTLFWLQRQDYYDIRLAGPLGRGAARLTGRPGGVVLEVANQGRFEATSPEALLEEQLGWQLPVSHLVWWVRGLPAPDSKSKLTLDGDSRLASLDQDGWQVQYLSYTEQNGYWLPERLKLHGKDLDVTLVVKDWQPRQLGH
- the prs gene encoding Ribose-phosphate pyrophosphokinase (*Name prs) gives rise to the protein MMVFTGNANPDLARRVVRQLHIPLGDVSVGKFSDGEISTEINENVRGKDVFIIQPTCAPTNDNLMELVVMADAFRRSSASRITAVIPYFGYARQDRRPRSARVAISAKVVADMLTVVGIDRVLTVDLHADQIQGFFDIPVDNIYGSPVLVDDIEDQRFENLMIVSPDIGGVVRARAVAKSLGVDLGIIDKRREKANHSEVMHIIGDVEGRTCILVDDMVDTAGTLCHAAKALKEHGAAKVYAYCTHPVLSGRAIENIEKSVLDELVVTNTVPLSAAAQACDRIRQLDIAPVVAEAVRRISNEESISAMFR
- the bepA_1 gene encoding Beta-barrel assembly-enhancing protease (*Name bepA_1) — protein: MNKPYALLLAFALLQGCQSLAPQKAEPPVAEAGKDEAQKPVVYGSFKQDTLYSLLVAELAGQRNRFDIALANYTDQAAKTQDPAVSERAYRIAEYLGADEPSLDNALVWARNDPQNLDAQRAAAIQLARAGRYDDSMAYMEKVLQGQGDTHFDFLALSAAETDQSTRDGLLQSFERLLVKYPENGQLIFGKALLLNQDGKAEEALELLESHPAQNGEIAPILLRARLLQALDRGPEALPLLRGAIRDNPDDKRLRLTYARTLVEQDRIADAKGEFLSLVQQYPDDDELRYSLALVCLENKDWDEAEGYLQELVERDSNVDAAHLNLGRIREERHDPAGALREYALVGPGPDYLPAQLRQADILIANGRGTEASRLLAEAREAQPDYAIQLFLIESESYSNNNKDAQASQVLQQAIQRYPDDLNLLYTRAMLAEKRDDLVQLEKDLRAIIAREPENAMALNALGYTLADRTTRYSEAKALIDKAHQLTPDDPAVLDSLGWVNYRLGNLDEAETYLRQAFANFPDHEVAAHLGEVLWANGKRREARQVWAKGFEAQADSPILRKTILRLTGSETL
- the ispE gene encoding 4-diphosphocytidyl-2-C-methyl-D-erythritol kinase (*Name ispE), with amino-acid sequence MRTLTLPAPAKLNLWLHIIGRRADGYHELETVFQFLDHGDELSFTVRDDGVIRLHTEIEAVPHDSNLIVRAARKLQEQSGSPLGADIWLTKVLPMGGGIGGGSSDAATTLLALAHLWQLDWDEDRLATLGLSLGADVPVFVRGHAAFAQGVGEQLTPVNPQEPWYVVLVPQVSVSTVEIFSHPQLTRDSLPLNMRPVPEGNSRNDCQPVVEQSYPEVRNALNSLGKFTEARLTGTGSCVFGAFPSKAEADKVLALLSATQTGFVAKGSNISMLHRKLQSLVKKSSA